The window GTCCGGCGCGCCGGAATTCTCGGTCCTGACCTCAATGGCGATGCCGCGGCCGCGATGGATTTTCTCCATGGTGCGCGCGAGCGCCTCGACCACAGGCAACACCTCCGTCACCGAACCAACCACCGTTACACGAGCGGCAATGCGCGCGCGCTCGAGATGACGCGCGACCTGATCGCGCATGATAGCGGCCTGCTCCTGCACTTTATCTGCGAGCGGATCGCCCGGCCGCGCCGCTGCTTCGTTGACCATCACCGACAGCGGCGTCTTCAATGCATGCGCCAGATTGCCGACATGGGTGCGCGCGCGTTCGACGATGCCTTTGTTGGCCTCGATCAACGCATTGGTTTCGCGCGCCAGCGGCGCGATCTCGACGGGAAAATCGCCGGCAAGACGCTCGGCATTGCCGGAGCGGATCGCGGCAAGACTGTCGGTAATGCGCTTGAGCGGCGCCAGACCGAAACGCACTTGAAACATCGTGGTCAGCAGCAGCACCGCGGCAAGAATGCTGAAGGTCGCCAGCAACGCCCGATCGAAAGCGCGGACATCATCGGTAATCTCGGCGGCATCGCCCGCCACCGCGACGAGATACTGGCCCTCTTCGCCGAGATCGATATTGCGCTCGACCAGCCGCAGCCTCTGGTCTTCGGGGCCGGTGACATAACCCTGCCGCGAACCGTCGGGGGCGGCGGCGACGCCTTTGGCTTCGAGATGCGGCAGCCCGCCATCCCAGAGCGATCGCGACGCACGTAAATCCGGTTTGCCGGAATCCAGCCTGGTGACCTGCCAGTACCAACCGGACAGGGGCAGTTCAAAAAGCGGCTCACCCAAGGCCTGTGGAAAGCGGTCGTCGGCTGGCGAGGCGACATCCGCCACCAGCGTGCGCAAGTAAACGCCCAGCCGCCGGTCGAATGAGCGCTCGACCGTCTGCCGGTACAGCGACGACAGCACGATGCCGGTCACCAGCAGGATCGTCACCGCCCAGACGGTCGCCGACAAAAACAGGCGCAGCGCGAGCGAGTTGAAGCGCATGGCTATTCGCCTTGGCGCATGATCTGATCCGAAAACCGGCTACCGTGTTTCGGGATGATGCGCATCACGACCCCGGCGGCGCAAGCATATAGCCGAGCCCGCGCACGGTCTGGATGATATCGACGCCGAGCTTCTTGCGGATGCGGCCGACGAACACCTCGATGGTGTTTGAATCGCGATCGAAATCCTGATCGTAGAGATGCTCGACCAGTTCGGTGCGTGACACCACACGGCCATTGTGATGCATGAGATATGCGAGCAGCCGGTATTCGTGACTCGTCAGCTTCACCGGATTGCCGTCGACCGTGACGCGGCCATTGCGCGTGTCGAGCCGCACCGGGCCACATTCGAATTCGCTGCGGGCATGACCGGCCGAGCGGCGCAGCAACGCGCGCAGCCGCGCCAGCACTTCCTCGAGATGAAAAGGCTTGGCGACGTAATCGTCGGCGCCGGCATCGAAGCCCTGCACCTTGTCGCTCCAGCGGTCGCGCGCGGTGAGCATCAAGACCGGCATGAGGCGGCCGTTGCGCCGCCACGCCTCGAGCACCGAGATGCCATCCATTTTCGGCAGGCCTATATCGAGGATCACGGCGTCATAGGGCTCGGTGTCGCCGAGGAAGAGGCCTTCTTCGCCATCGAAAGCGCGGTCGACCACATAGCCGGCGTCGGTCAGCGCGCCGGTAAGCTGGCGGTTGAGGTCGGGATCGTCCTCGATGACGAGAAGGCGCAAGGAAAGTGTCTCCGCTCGTTTCGCAGGAGCGTTTCCAGGCGAAGTGGAAACCGGTTCGCCGTCCGGAAACGCAATAAAACAAGAATCACCGTTCGCGATCTTAGCCGAAATCGCGGTGCCGCCGTCGTCTGACGCGGAATTGGGCCTTTTTCGGGATGATAGCGGCTTACAGCCCGGAGATCGGCTCGCCGTTGCCGGCGTCGATCTCGACTCGCGCCACCTTGCCGTTGCGGCCGAGGAGGGTCAGTTCGTAGACGAGCTTGTCGTCGCGCTTGCACAGATCGGCGCGCACCACCTCGCCCCGGCGGCCGCGCTCGCGCAGCAGCTTGATCGCGGCGGCGAGTGGAATGGCCTTGCGCTCAGCGATGGCGTCGCGCTGCTCCGCCCTGGTCAGACAGGCGCGCGGCGAACGGTCGGCGCCGAGCGAGGCCTGTCCCGGGGCGACCAGGCAGCCGAGCAGAATTAATGCGGTGGTTATGCGGGGGACCGGCATGAAGCGGACATTACAGCGCGCCGGTGAACGCTCGCTGAACGGCCTTCTTGTGCGGGCCGTCAGCTCTCGAAGCCTTCGAAGGAGGCGAAGT of the Undibacter mobilis genome contains:
- a CDS encoding response regulator transcription factor is translated as MRLLVIEDDPDLNRQLTGALTDAGYVVDRAFDGEEGLFLGDTEPYDAVILDIGLPKMDGISVLEAWRRNGRLMPVLMLTARDRWSDKVQGFDAGADDYVAKPFHLEEVLARLRALLRRSAGHARSEFECGPVRLDTRNGRVTVDGNPVKLTSHEYRLLAYLMHHNGRVVSRTELVEHLYDQDFDRDSNTIEVFVGRIRKKLGVDIIQTVRGLGYMLAPPGS
- a CDS encoding PepSY domain-containing protein is translated as MPVPRITTALILLGCLVAPGQASLGADRSPRACLTRAEQRDAIAERKAIPLAAAIKLLRERGRRGEVVRADLCKRDDKLVYELTLLGRNGKVARVEIDAGNGEPISGL
- a CDS encoding sensor histidine kinase, with the protein product MRFNSLALRLFLSATVWAVTILLVTGIVLSSLYRQTVERSFDRRLGVYLRTLVADVASPADDRFPQALGEPLFELPLSGWYWQVTRLDSGKPDLRASRSLWDGGLPHLEAKGVAAAPDGSRQGYVTGPEDQRLRLVERNIDLGEEGQYLVAVAGDAAEITDDVRAFDRALLATFSILAAVLLLTTMFQVRFGLAPLKRITDSLAAIRSGNAERLAGDFPVEIAPLARETNALIEANKGIVERARTHVGNLAHALKTPLSVMVNEAAARPGDPLADKVQEQAAIMRDQVARHLERARIAARVTVVGSVTEVLPVVEALARTMEKIHRGRGIAIEVRTENSGAPDAIRFRGERADLEEMLGNLIDNACKWAASRVAIEVMREGAGEAQRVRVVVDDDGPGLTPAEREQVARRGRRLDESKPGSGLGLSIVVELAGLYGGELKLGSAPIGGLRAELTLPAG